A segment of the Marinomonas posidonica IVIA-Po-181 genome:
GTTTCAGTGTGTCTATAGAACGGGAATCTGGCAGTTTGCCAATATGGTAAGCCGCCGTCCCAGCCGAATCCAGAGAAAGGTTAAGACCTTTAAGCTCAGCCTCATGCTGCAAAATACCTTGTGCCGCAGGTGAGCGACAGATATTGCCCAAGCAAACCGTGAGTACCCGTATTGACGTCATTTCGAAGAACCAGAATCCAAACGTTCATCTGCGGTTAAAGTACGCGCTTCGGTCTCCAATAAAACCGGAATGCCATCGCGAATTGGGTAAGCCATGCCGCCTATTTTACTGATTAATTCCGTGCCGTCTTTGCTCAAAGTCAAACCAGATTTGGTCACTGGGCAGACTAAAATATCTAATAATGATTTATTCATGAGTCACTTCTACTTTTATCGAATTAAGTTTGGCTAAAAAAGCCTTTTTAAAGTCATCTGGTAATTTCAGTGAAATAGGAAGATACCAGATGTCTGGATTGTTAAGCATTAAGGCCTGACATTTTACCGCGTCTTTTTCTGTCATGATAACGACTTTATCATCAGGAATGTCCGTCGCTTTAAAC
Coding sequences within it:
- a CDS encoding Trm112 family protein, producing the protein MNKSLLDILVCPVTKSGLTLSKDGTELISKIGGMAYPIRDGIPVLLETEARTLTADERLDSGSSK